The Terriglobales bacterium region AGGAGCAGAAGAAATGCCTGATGAGAAAAACTCGAACGGCAAAAATGGCAAGTCGACCGGTCTGGTAGACACGATCAAGACGGGTGTCAAAGAGGATCTCGAATCCCTTAAGACGGATCTTCCTGCGAAAGCAAAAGAATCTCTGGAAACGCTCAAGAATCCGACCAAGACGCAACTCTACACGTCGATTTTCAGACACAAGCATGACGACACACCTCGCAATCGTGCCCTCGGCGTGCTTTCCAATGTTTTTCTGCATTTGCATCCGGCGAAGATTAACCGCGATTCGGTGCGCTACAGCTACACCTGGGGGATGGGCGGGATTACCTTTTATCTGTTTTTGGTGCTCACCTTCACCGGTACTCTGCTGATGTTTTACTACCACCCGAGCAAGGTACAGGCTTTCCGCGATGTGCTATACCTCGAGCACGATGTCCCTTTTGGCAGGCTGCTGCGCAACATGCACAGGTGGGCTGCCCACCTCATGGTGATCGCCGTCGAGTTGCACATGTTTCGAGTGTTTCTCACGGGCTCCTACAAGAAGCCGCGGGAGTTTAATTGGAACGTCGGCGTCATTCTTCTGGTGCTGACACTTTTGCTGTCCTTCACTGGTTATTTGTTGCCGGACGATCAGTTGGGCTTCTGGGCTGTTACCGTGGGAACCAACATGGCGCGGGCGACGCCGCTGCTTGGACACGAAGGTCCCTTCAGCAACTATCTCAATATGACCCCGTACAACGATGTGCGATTTGGATTGCTCGGTGGATCCATCGTGGATGCCAACGCACTCCTGCGGTCTTACATCTGGCACTGCATCGGCATTCCCATCATTGCATCGATTTTTATGGTTCTTCACTTCTGGCGAGTGC contains the following coding sequences:
- a CDS encoding cytochrome b N-terminal domain-containing protein, which codes for MPDEKNSNGKNGKSTGLVDTIKTGVKEDLESLKTDLPAKAKESLETLKNPTKTQLYTSIFRHKHDDTPRNRALGVLSNVFLHLHPAKINRDSVRYSYTWGMGGITFYLFLVLTFTGTLLMFYYHPSKVQAFRDVLYLEHDVPFGRLLRNMHRWAAHLMVIAVELHMFRVFLTGSYKKPREFNWNVGVILLVLTLLLSFTGYLLPDDQLGFWAVTVGTNMARATPLLGHEGPFSNYLNMTPYNDVRFGLLGGSIVDANALLRSYIWHCIGIPIIASIFMVLHFWRVRKDGGISGPAQVILDSEVKEARK